The following coding sequences lie in one Pseudomonas syringae CC1557 genomic window:
- a CDS encoding alpha/beta hydrolase has protein sequence MHNESIRYLIVPGWQGSPDDHWQTHWQNSLPNSVRVEQADWLKPRREDWVGELQRTIAEHDTPVILIAHSLGCVTVAHWAQLAPLETLRQVQGALLVAPADVERPNCPPALRNFAPIPTDLLPFPTQIVSSDNDPAVSSQRAMEMARHWGAELGFLSQAGHINVKSGHQRWEQGFAYLYRLQSRLEQHARRRA, from the coding sequence ATGCATAACGAGTCGATCCGGTATCTGATCGTGCCAGGCTGGCAAGGGTCTCCTGACGATCATTGGCAGACCCACTGGCAAAACAGCCTGCCCAATAGTGTCCGCGTGGAGCAGGCCGACTGGCTCAAGCCCCGCCGTGAAGACTGGGTGGGAGAGTTGCAGCGCACCATCGCCGAGCACGACACGCCAGTCATCCTGATCGCTCACAGCCTGGGTTGCGTGACGGTTGCGCATTGGGCGCAGTTGGCTCCGCTGGAAACCCTGCGCCAGGTGCAGGGTGCTTTGCTGGTTGCGCCTGCCGATGTCGAGCGTCCGAATTGCCCACCGGCGTTACGTAATTTCGCCCCCATCCCTACCGACCTGCTGCCGTTTCCGACACAGATCGTCAGCTCCGACAACGACCCTGCGGTCAGCTCCCAGCGCGCCATGGAGATGGCACGTCACTGGGGTGCCGAACTGGGGTTCTTAAGCCAGGCCGGGCATATCAACGTCAAATCCGGTCATCAGCGCTGGGAGCAGGGGTTCGCCTACCTGTACCGGCTACAAAGCCGTCTGGAACAGCACGCACGTCGTCGCGCATGA
- a CDS encoding MFS transporter has translation MVGLVTAGLVVNYLARNTLSVAAPTLMSELSISTEQYAHIVVAWQVCYAIMQPVAGYIIDAIGTKMGFAIFAIAWSAACAAAAFATGWQSLAIFRGMLGLTEAAGLPAGVKATTEWFPAKERSVAIGWFNIGSSFGALLAPPLVVWAILQSGWELAFLIVGGLGIVWSGLWLLLYKHPRDQKRLGDEERDYILSGQESRLKDAPAQKGSWKRLFKNRNFYAIASARILSEPAWQTFNAWIPLYLMTERHMNIKEVAMFAWLPFLAADIGCVLGGYLSPLFHKYCKVSLFTSRKMVMLFGCSCMIGPACIGLVESPYTAIALLCVGGFAHQTLSGALYSITSDSFGKNEVATATGMGGMFGFFGAAAFTMVFGVMVTKIGYSPLFVVLAIFDLIAAIVVWNVAREVPQTEEPTLLKAGEPGIGSVPAT, from the coding sequence ATGGTCGGGCTGGTCACGGCCGGCCTGGTCGTCAACTACCTCGCACGCAACACGCTGTCCGTCGCAGCGCCCACGCTCATGAGCGAGTTGAGCATTTCTACCGAGCAGTACGCGCACATCGTCGTCGCCTGGCAGGTGTGCTACGCGATCATGCAACCGGTGGCGGGCTACATCATTGATGCCATCGGCACCAAGATGGGTTTTGCGATTTTCGCTATCGCCTGGTCGGCTGCCTGTGCCGCCGCAGCGTTCGCCACAGGCTGGCAGAGCCTGGCGATCTTCCGCGGCATGCTCGGCCTGACCGAAGCGGCGGGCCTGCCGGCGGGCGTCAAGGCGACCACCGAATGGTTTCCGGCCAAGGAGCGCTCGGTCGCGATTGGCTGGTTCAACATCGGCTCGTCATTCGGCGCATTGCTCGCGCCGCCACTGGTGGTCTGGGCGATCCTGCAAAGCGGCTGGGAGCTGGCATTTCTGATTGTCGGTGGTCTTGGCATTGTGTGGAGTGGGCTGTGGTTGCTGCTGTACAAGCATCCGCGTGACCAGAAGCGTCTTGGCGATGAAGAACGCGACTACATTCTCAGCGGCCAGGAATCCCGCCTCAAGGATGCGCCTGCTCAAAAAGGCAGCTGGAAGCGGCTGTTCAAAAACCGCAATTTCTACGCGATTGCCTCGGCGCGCATTCTTTCCGAACCCGCCTGGCAAACCTTTAATGCGTGGATTCCGCTGTACTTGATGACTGAGCGTCACATGAACATCAAGGAAGTGGCGATGTTCGCCTGGCTGCCGTTTCTGGCAGCGGACATCGGCTGTGTGCTGGGTGGCTACCTCAGCCCGCTGTTCCACAAGTACTGCAAGGTTTCGCTGTTCACTTCGCGCAAGATGGTCATGCTGTTTGGCTGCTCGTGCATGATCGGACCGGCCTGCATCGGACTGGTCGAAAGCCCTTACACCGCGATTGCATTGTTGTGCGTGGGCGGCTTCGCTCACCAGACCCTGTCGGGCGCGCTGTACTCGATCACTTCGGACTCGTTCGGTAAGAACGAAGTCGCCACGGCCACTGGCATGGGCGGGATGTTCGGCTTCTTCGGTGCGGCAGCGTTCACCATGGTGTTTGGCGTGATGGTCACTAAAATCGGCTACAGCCCGTTGTTCGTGGTGTTGGCTATCTTCGATCTGATCGCCGCGATTGTGGTGTGGAACGTCGCCCGCGAAGTCCCGCAAACAGAAGAGCCGACACTGCTGAAGGCGGGTGAGCCAGGCATCGGTTCTGTCCCGGCGACATAA
- a CDS encoding AraC family transcriptional regulator gives MPEPSSLASWTRALRKQLDALGADSNALCQSAGIDPCLLDDPAAQFPSASTALLWELAIQTSLDPTLGLRVSRFVSPTTFHALGYTLVASGSLREVFERIVRYHSVAEDSLELDFRAAGERYEFRFSAPKSCPSPIHELLDAFAAIYVRTCRNRLGRGYAPLAVHLQRPAPENPQPWQDLFRSSLNFSAAENMLEFDADDFDGHLDEGQIQLIEHNTSGDPLPSLIWEQRVRSAIETLLPDGEPTAESIAEALHLSPRSLERHLADEGCCYDLLLNQCRQNLALLHMSEPQTSLSEVAWLLGFGDTDSLSRAFKRWTGLTPEQYRNGLAR, from the coding sequence ATGCCTGAGCCAAGTAGTCTCGCCAGCTGGACGCGCGCCCTGCGCAAGCAACTCGATGCGCTCGGCGCGGACAGCAATGCGCTGTGCCAGAGCGCAGGCATCGACCCTTGCCTGCTCGATGATCCGGCCGCGCAATTCCCGTCAGCCAGCACTGCCCTGCTCTGGGAGCTGGCCATTCAAACCAGCCTCGATCCAACCCTGGGGCTGCGTGTATCGCGGTTTGTCAGCCCGACCACGTTTCACGCACTGGGCTACACGCTGGTGGCCAGCGGCTCATTACGCGAGGTATTCGAGCGCATCGTGCGTTACCACTCGGTTGCCGAGGACTCGCTGGAACTGGATTTCAGAGCCGCCGGAGAGCGCTACGAGTTTAGGTTCAGCGCGCCGAAATCGTGTCCGTCACCCATCCATGAGTTGCTGGACGCATTCGCCGCGATCTACGTGCGCACTTGTCGCAACCGTCTGGGCAGAGGGTACGCACCCTTGGCGGTGCATTTGCAACGGCCAGCGCCGGAGAACCCGCAGCCCTGGCAGGATTTGTTTCGCTCCTCGCTGAATTTTTCAGCAGCGGAAAACATGCTGGAATTTGACGCTGATGATTTCGACGGCCACCTGGACGAAGGCCAGATCCAGTTGATCGAGCACAACACCAGCGGCGATCCGTTGCCTTCGCTGATCTGGGAGCAACGCGTGCGCTCGGCCATCGAAACCCTGCTGCCGGATGGCGAACCCACTGCAGAGAGTATTGCCGAAGCCCTGCACCTGAGCCCCCGCAGCCTGGAGCGGCACTTGGCCGATGAAGGGTGTTGTTATGACCTGCTGCTCAATCAATGCCGTCAGAACCTGGCACTGCTGCACATGAGCGAGCCGCAAACCTCATTGAGCGAGGTTGCCTGGTTGCTGGGTTTTGGCGATACCGACAGCCTGAGCCGCGCCTTCAAACGTTGGACCGGGCTGACGCCGGAGCAGTACCGGAACGGGCTGGCGCGGTGA
- a CDS encoding 2-octaprenyl-3-methyl-6-methoxy-1,4-benzoquinol hydroxylase — protein METRADVLIVGAGMVGSALALALQGSGLEVLVVDGGPLSVKPFDPQSNFEPRVSALSAASQRILQRLGAWEGIAARRISPYAHMHVWDGSGTGEIHFSASSVHANVLGHIVENRVVQDALLDRLHDSDIGLLANSRLEQMRHSGDDWLLTLADGRLLRAPLVIAADGANSAVRRLTETPTREWDYKHHAIITSVRTAESHKKTAWQRFTDDGPLAFLPLDREGEHWCSIVWSVTPTEAERLMLLDDELFCRELESALEGRLGQILTADPRLCVPLRQRHAKRYVAKGLALIGDAAHTIHPLAGQGVNLGFLDAAVLAEVLTHAAQRGERWSDARVLGRYERRRMPHNLTLMAAMEGFERLFQANPLPLRWLRNTGLKVVNQLPEAKALFVREALGLSGDLPELARIDAC, from the coding sequence ATGGAAACACGCGCGGATGTGCTGATTGTCGGAGCCGGAATGGTCGGCAGCGCCCTTGCACTGGCCTTGCAGGGCAGTGGCCTTGAGGTGCTGGTCGTTGACGGTGGGCCGTTGAGCGTCAAACCCTTCGACCCGCAGTCGAATTTCGAGCCGCGAGTCAGTGCGCTGTCGGCCGCCAGCCAACGTATTCTGCAACGCCTGGGCGCGTGGGAGGGCATCGCGGCCCGGCGCATCAGCCCGTATGCGCACATGCATGTCTGGGACGGTAGCGGCACCGGGGAGATTCACTTTTCGGCCTCCAGCGTGCACGCCAACGTATTGGGGCACATTGTCGAAAATCGTGTGGTGCAGGACGCGCTCCTCGACCGTCTGCACGACAGTGATATTGGCCTGTTGGCCAATTCACGGCTTGAGCAGATGCGCCATTCAGGTGATGACTGGCTGCTGACCCTGGCGGACGGCCGCTTGCTGCGTGCGCCACTTGTGATTGCGGCTGATGGTGCGAATTCCGCTGTGCGCCGTCTGACGGAAACACCGACACGAGAGTGGGATTATAAGCACCACGCGATCATCACCAGCGTGCGCACAGCCGAGTCGCACAAGAAAACCGCCTGGCAGCGCTTTACCGACGACGGCCCATTGGCGTTTCTGCCGCTGGACCGTGAGGGTGAACACTGGTGCTCCATCGTCTGGTCGGTTACACCCACTGAAGCCGAGCGTTTGATGCTGCTGGACGACGAGCTGTTCTGTCGCGAACTGGAAAGCGCACTAGAGGGCAGACTCGGCCAGATACTGACTGCCGACCCCCGCCTGTGCGTGCCGCTGCGTCAGCGCCATGCCAAGCGTTACGTGGCCAAAGGGCTGGCGCTGATTGGCGATGCCGCGCACACCATCCACCCGCTGGCCGGGCAGGGCGTGAACCTCGGTTTTCTGGATGCTGCTGTGCTGGCCGAGGTGCTGACCCACGCTGCCCAGCGTGGCGAGCGCTGGTCGGATGCGCGCGTGCTGGGTCGCTACGAGCGACGTCGCATGCCGCACAACCTGACGCTGATGGCGGCGATGGAAGGTTTCGAACGCCTGTTCCAGGCCAATCCGCTGCCACTGCGCTGGCTGCGCAATACCGGTCTGAAAGTAGTCAACCAACTGCCGGAAGCCAAAGCCCTGTTCGTGCGCGAAGCGTTGGGACTGTCCGGTGATTTACCGGAGCTGGCGCGGATTGATGCTTGTTAG
- the ubiH gene encoding 2-octaprenyl-6-methoxyphenyl hydroxylase: protein MSRFNIAIVGGGLVGASLALALQAGAKARGWKIVLIEPFAPGETWQPSYDARSSALSFGARRIYERLGVWQQIARRAEPILQIQVSDRGRFGATRLSAIEEGVPALGYVVENAWVGQALWAGLDRDVVSWRVPAEVKQMQPLPDGYRLTLNDETELECDLAILADGGRSSLREQLGIGVRQTPYDQSALIANITPSEAHCGQAFERFTDDGPMALLPLPDNRCALVWTRPGNDTQRLAELDDRSFLEELQGVFGYRLGTLRQVGARHVYPLALVEAEEQVRSHLVILGNAAHSLHPIAGQGFNLSLRDADALAETLLDSDAPLGDLSTLQRYRERQFLDQQLTVGFSDKVTRLFGSTQSAVATGRNLGLLGLDLLPAAKRWFARQAMGLGTRTDV from the coding sequence ATGAGCCGTTTTAATATCGCAATCGTTGGCGGGGGGCTGGTAGGCGCAAGTCTCGCGCTTGCGCTACAGGCCGGTGCGAAGGCGCGAGGCTGGAAAATCGTACTGATCGAGCCTTTTGCACCGGGCGAAACCTGGCAGCCCAGTTATGACGCACGCTCCTCGGCGTTATCGTTTGGCGCGCGGCGGATCTATGAACGGCTCGGCGTCTGGCAGCAGATCGCGCGCCGCGCCGAGCCGATCCTGCAGATTCAGGTCTCGGACCGTGGTCGCTTCGGCGCGACTCGTCTTTCCGCGATTGAAGAGGGCGTGCCGGCGCTCGGTTATGTCGTGGAAAACGCCTGGGTAGGCCAGGCGCTCTGGGCCGGTCTGGATCGGGACGTGGTCAGTTGGCGCGTGCCGGCAGAGGTCAAGCAGATGCAGCCGCTGCCTGATGGCTACCGCCTGACGTTGAATGATGAAACCGAACTGGAGTGTGATCTGGCAATACTCGCCGACGGCGGTCGTTCCAGTCTGCGTGAGCAGTTGGGTATCGGCGTGCGCCAGACGCCTTACGATCAAAGCGCGTTGATCGCCAATATCACGCCAAGCGAAGCCCATTGCGGGCAGGCGTTCGAGCGTTTTACCGATGATGGCCCGATGGCCTTGTTGCCATTGCCTGACAACCGCTGCGCGCTGGTCTGGACCCGTCCGGGCAATGACACCCAGCGACTCGCCGAACTCGATGACCGCAGTTTCCTTGAAGAGCTGCAAGGTGTGTTTGGCTATCGCCTGGGCACGCTGCGTCAGGTCGGGGCGCGGCATGTGTATCCGCTGGCGCTGGTTGAAGCCGAGGAGCAGGTGCGCTCGCATCTGGTGATCCTGGGCAATGCGGCGCACAGCCTGCACCCGATTGCCGGTCAGGGCTTCAACCTGTCGCTGCGTGACGCCGATGCGCTGGCAGAGACGCTGCTCGACAGTGATGCGCCGCTGGGTGATCTGTCGACCCTGCAGCGTTATCGCGAACGTCAGTTTCTGGATCAGCAGTTGACCGTTGGTTTCTCCGACAAGGTAACGCGCCTGTTCGGCAGCACCCAGTCGGCAGTGGCCACAGGGCGTAATCTGGGGCTGCTGGGCCTTGATCTGTTGCCGGCCGCCAAACGCTGGTTTGCCCGCCAGGCGATGGGGCTGGGAACTCGCACCGATGTATGA
- the pepP gene encoding Xaa-Pro aminopeptidase → MIQIPKSEYARRRKALMAQMEPNSIAILPAAAVAIRNRDVEHVYRQDSDFQYLSGFPEPEAVVVLIPGREYGEYVLFCRERDPQRELWDGLRAGQEGAIRDFGADDAFPISDIDDILPGLIEGRDRVYSAMGSNPEFDRHLMDWINVIRSKAHLGAQPPKEFVALDHLLHDMRLYKSAAEIKVMRGAAEISARAHVRAMQACRAGLHEFSLEAELDYEFRRGGSKMPAYGSIVASGRNGCILHYQQNDAVLKDGDLVLIDAGCEIDCYASDITRTFPVNGRFSPEQKAIYELVLKSQYAAFEAIGPDKHWNQAHEATVQVITAGLVELGLLQGDVDELIQAEAYKAFYMHRAGHWLGMDVHDVGEYKVGGEWRVLEVGMTLTVEPGIYISPDNLDVAKKWRGIGVRIEDDVVVTRRGCEILSGGVPKTVAEIEALMADAQVQTA, encoded by the coding sequence ATGATTCAGATCCCGAAGTCCGAATACGCCCGCCGCCGCAAGGCGCTGATGGCTCAGATGGAGCCCAACAGCATTGCGATTCTGCCCGCCGCTGCGGTGGCTATTCGTAATCGGGATGTCGAGCACGTCTACCGTCAGGACAGCGACTTCCAGTACCTGAGCGGCTTTCCGGAACCGGAAGCGGTGGTGGTGCTGATTCCAGGGCGCGAGTATGGCGAGTACGTCCTGTTCTGCCGCGAGCGCGATCCCCAACGCGAACTATGGGATGGCTTGCGTGCCGGGCAGGAAGGTGCGATTCGCGACTTTGGCGCGGACGACGCATTCCCGATCAGTGACATCGACGACATCCTGCCGGGCCTGATCGAAGGTCGAGACCGGGTGTATTCTGCGATGGGCAGTAACCCCGAGTTCGACCGGCACCTGATGGACTGGATCAACGTGATTCGCTCCAAGGCGCACCTTGGCGCGCAGCCGCCGAAGGAGTTCGTGGCACTGGATCACTTGCTGCACGACATGCGCCTTTACAAGTCAGCGGCGGAAATCAAAGTCATGCGCGGCGCGGCGGAGATATCCGCGCGTGCCCATGTGCGTGCGATGCAGGCCTGTCGCGCTGGCCTGCATGAGTTCAGCCTGGAAGCCGAACTGGATTATGAATTCCGCAGAGGCGGGTCGAAGATGCCTGCCTACGGCTCTATCGTCGCCTCGGGCCGCAATGGCTGCATCCTGCATTACCAACAGAATGACGCAGTGCTCAAGGATGGCGATCTGGTACTGATCGACGCGGGCTGTGAAATCGACTGCTATGCCAGCGACATCACCCGCACCTTTCCGGTAAATGGCAGGTTTTCACCCGAGCAAAAAGCCATCTATGAGCTGGTGCTCAAATCGCAGTACGCGGCTTTTGAAGCCATCGGCCCGGACAAACACTGGAACCAGGCGCACGAAGCGACGGTCCAGGTTATTACCGCCGGGCTGGTCGAGCTTGGCCTGCTGCAAGGCGATGTCGATGAGTTAATCCAGGCCGAGGCCTACAAGGCTTTTTACATGCACCGCGCCGGACACTGGCTGGGCATGGACGTCCACGACGTCGGCGAATACAAGGTCGGCGGCGAGTGGCGAGTATTGGAGGTCGGCATGACGCTGACCGTTGAACCCGGGATTTACATATCCCCCGACAATCTGGACGTCGCGAAGAAATGGCGAGGTATTGGTGTGCGAATCGAGGATGACGTGGTGGTAACCAGGCGGGGCTGTGAAATCCTCTCTGGCGGCGTGCCCAAGACCGTCGCCGAGATCGAGGCGCTGATGGCTGACGCACAGGTGCAAACCGCATGA
- a CDS encoding YecA family protein, giving the protein MPIQNSPYKAFAALLNSGGHQVSPAELHGLLLGRSCAGAGFDNEGWFADASVLLETEPQDNIRAALVGLQEMVKGELTGDDMTVVLLLPGDDEPLTERAAALGQWCQGFLSGFGLAIGDKVLGSEAKAVLEDLAAIAQVQDALEESEDGETDYMEVMEYMRVAPLLLFTEFNEPSAPEPKPSLH; this is encoded by the coding sequence ATGCCCATTCAGAATTCTCCGTACAAAGCATTCGCCGCCCTGCTCAACAGTGGCGGTCACCAGGTATCACCCGCCGAGCTGCATGGTTTGCTGCTTGGCCGCAGTTGCGCCGGTGCCGGTTTCGACAACGAAGGCTGGTTCGCCGACGCCTCGGTGCTGCTCGAAACCGAGCCGCAGGATAACATTCGCGCAGCGCTTGTCGGCCTGCAAGAGATGGTCAAAGGCGAACTTACTGGCGACGACATGACGGTTGTGCTGTTGCTGCCGGGCGACGACGAGCCGCTGACCGAGCGTGCCGCTGCACTGGGCCAGTGGTGCCAGGGTTTCCTGTCAGGCTTCGGTCTGGCGATTGGCGACAAGGTCCTCGGAAGCGAAGCCAAAGCCGTTCTCGAGGATCTGGCTGCCATTGCTCAGGTTCAGGATGCACTGGAAGAGTCCGAAGACGGCGAGACCGATTACATGGAAGTCATGGAGTACATGCGCGTAGCGCCGTTGCTGCTCTTCACCGAGTTCAACGAACCTTCCGCGCCGGAACCCAAGCCCTCCCTGCACTGA
- a CDS encoding TIGR02449 family protein: protein MEDTDLQALMKRVELLLKYAEQLKGEKALLLAQEKSWREERAQLIEKNEIARQKVESMISRLKALEQES from the coding sequence ATGGAAGACACCGACCTGCAAGCGCTGATGAAACGTGTAGAGCTGCTCCTGAAGTATGCCGAGCAACTTAAAGGCGAAAAAGCACTCCTATTAGCTCAGGAAAAGTCCTGGCGCGAGGAACGCGCCCAACTCATTGAAAAAAACGAAATCGCCCGGCAGAAGGTCGAGTCAATGATTTCGCGCCTCAAAGCCCTGGAGCAAGAATCATGA
- a CDS encoding cell division protein ZapA: MSNGNSVTVQILDKEYSIICPQEERTNLVSAARYLDGKMREIRSSGKVIGADRIAVMAALNITHDLLHKEHVPDVQASGSTREQVRDLLDKVDLVLATDTPGTPDSTRG; the protein is encoded by the coding sequence ATGAGCAATGGCAACAGCGTTACCGTTCAGATCCTCGACAAGGAATATTCGATCATTTGCCCTCAGGAAGAGCGCACCAACCTGGTCAGCGCTGCCCGCTACCTGGATGGCAAGATGCGTGAAATCCGCAGCAGCGGCAAAGTTATCGGGGCTGATCGCATTGCCGTTATGGCCGCCCTGAACATTACTCACGACCTGCTGCACAAGGAGCATGTGCCCGACGTACAGGCCAGCGGCTCGACCCGTGAACAGGTGCGTGATCTGCTCGACAAGGTCGATCTGGTGCTGGCGACAGACACCCCCGGCACACCGGATTCAACTCGGGGCTGA
- a CDS encoding 5-formyltetrahydrofolate cyclo-ligase, translated as MISALSLTRPQLRRQLRIARRSLSHAQQRQAARGIYRQLAQHPLFRRAKHVSLYLPMDGEIDPRLLLREAQRRGKATYLPVLNAWPRTRMVFQRVSPGEKFIPNRFRIPEPRINRAKQRKIWALDLVLMPLVGFDDQGGRLGMGGGFYDRSLAYLARRKTWRKPVLLGLAHECQKVDKLAQASWDVPMQGTLSDKGWYLSKDT; from the coding sequence ATGATCAGCGCTCTATCGCTCACACGCCCGCAACTTCGTCGCCAACTGCGCATTGCGCGCAGGTCGCTGAGCCATGCCCAGCAGCGTCAGGCTGCCCGCGGCATTTATCGCCAATTGGCCCAGCACCCGCTGTTTCGACGCGCAAAACATGTTTCGCTGTACCTGCCGATGGACGGTGAGATCGACCCACGCCTGCTATTGCGCGAAGCGCAGCGGCGCGGCAAGGCGACCTACCTGCCAGTCCTCAATGCATGGCCACGCACACGCATGGTGTTCCAGCGCGTAAGTCCAGGCGAGAAATTCATCCCCAATCGCTTTCGCATCCCCGAGCCGCGCATCAACCGTGCGAAACAGCGCAAAATCTGGGCCCTTGATCTGGTTCTGATGCCGCTGGTAGGGTTCGATGACCAGGGCGGTCGCCTGGGCATGGGCGGCGGTTTCTATGACCGCAGCCTGGCTTACCTGGCGCGCAGAAAAACCTGGCGCAAGCCTGTTTTATTAGGGCTGGCTCATGAGTGTCAGAAGGTGGATAAACTGGCGCAAGCAAGCTGGGATGTGCCGATGCAAGGCACACTATCGGATAAAGGCTGGTATTTGAGTAAAGATACCTGA
- a CDS encoding EVE domain-containing protein gives MAYWLMKSEPDEFSISDLRRLGKARWDGVRNYQARNFLRDMAVGDEFFFYHSSCPEPGIAGIGKIAKAAYPDPTALDPESHYHDAKASADKNPWSAIDIEFVDIFKKVLGLGYLKQQSQLEQLPLVQKGSRLSVMPVTAEQWSAILALR, from the coding sequence ATGGCCTACTGGCTGATGAAGTCCGAGCCTGACGAATTCTCGATCAGCGACCTGCGACGACTGGGCAAAGCCCGCTGGGACGGCGTGCGCAATTATCAGGCGCGCAACTTCCTCAGGGACATGGCTGTAGGGGACGAATTCTTTTTCTATCACTCCAGTTGCCCTGAACCGGGCATCGCCGGCATTGGCAAAATCGCCAAGGCGGCTTATCCAGACCCCACTGCCCTGGACCCGGAGAGCCACTATCACGACGCCAAGGCCAGCGCGGATAAAAACCCATGGAGTGCCATCGACATCGAGTTCGTGGATATCTTCAAGAAGGTACTGGGGCTGGGTTATCTGAAACAGCAAAGCCAACTGGAACAACTGCCGCTGGTGCAAAAAGGCAGCCGACTGTCCGTCATGCCAGTGACCGCCGAACAGTGGTCGGCAATCCTGGCACTGCGCTGA
- a CDS encoding flagellar basal body-associated protein FliL has product MKAWILMILLALSLPAMAEEEAKEEGGPPKAAYVSLTPPFVGNYALDGGPKLRVYKADIALRVTGADAEAAVKRHDALIRNQLVALFTQQTVDSMSSAEAKENIRQEALKQVQRVMNDEEGKPVVEDLLFNNFIVQ; this is encoded by the coding sequence GTGAAAGCGTGGATTCTGATGATATTGCTGGCCTTGTCGTTGCCCGCCATGGCAGAGGAAGAGGCCAAGGAAGAAGGCGGCCCTCCGAAAGCGGCGTATGTTTCGCTGACGCCTCCGTTCGTGGGTAATTACGCGCTGGATGGCGGCCCGAAACTCCGCGTCTACAAAGCTGATATTGCGCTGCGCGTCACCGGTGCCGATGCCGAAGCTGCGGTCAAACGCCACGACGCACTGATTCGTAATCAACTGGTCGCGCTGTTTACCCAGCAGACGGTCGATTCGATGAGCAGTGCTGAAGCAAAAGAAAATATTCGTCAGGAAGCGCTCAAGCAGGTTCAGCGCGTCATGAACGACGAAGAAGGCAAGCCGGTGGTCGAAGACTTGCTGTTCAACAACTTTATCGTCCAGTAA
- a CDS encoding NADPH:quinone oxidoreductase family protein, with the protein MKALLCKAFGPADTLVLEDVPSPEIKHNEILLDVHAAGVNFPDTLIIEGKYQFKPPFPFSPGGEAAGVISAVGEKVTHLKPGDRVMALTGWGSFAEQVAVPHYNVLPIPERMDFTTAAAFSMTYGTSMHALKQRANLQPGETLLVLGASGGVGLAAVEIGKALGARVIAAASSAEKLQVARNAGADELINYSETSVKDEIKRLTNGNGADVIYDPVGGDLFDQAIRAIAWNGRLLVVGFASGRIPDLPVNLALLKGASVVGVFWGSFAQRQPQDNAANFKQLFAWFEEGKLKPLVSTVYPLERAGEAIDLLGGRRAVGKVVVILKPA; encoded by the coding sequence ATGAAAGCCCTGCTTTGTAAAGCCTTTGGTCCTGCCGATACATTGGTGCTTGAAGACGTCCCCAGCCCGGAGATCAAACACAACGAAATCCTGCTCGACGTCCACGCAGCAGGGGTCAACTTCCCGGACACGCTGATCATCGAAGGCAAGTACCAGTTCAAACCGCCCTTCCCCTTCTCACCGGGTGGCGAGGCGGCAGGCGTGATATCGGCGGTCGGAGAGAAAGTCACTCACTTGAAACCCGGCGACCGGGTCATGGCCCTCACCGGTTGGGGCAGCTTCGCCGAGCAGGTCGCCGTGCCACACTACAATGTGCTGCCGATCCCGGAACGCATGGACTTCACCACCGCCGCCGCGTTCAGCATGACCTACGGCACCTCCATGCACGCGCTCAAACAGCGCGCCAACCTGCAACCTGGCGAAACCCTGCTGGTGCTCGGTGCATCCGGCGGCGTCGGCCTGGCCGCCGTCGAAATCGGCAAAGCCCTCGGTGCCCGCGTCATTGCCGCCGCCAGCAGTGCTGAAAAACTGCAAGTCGCCAGAAACGCAGGCGCAGACGAACTCATCAACTACAGCGAAACCAGCGTCAAGGACGAAATCAAACGCCTCACCAACGGCAACGGTGCCGACGTGATCTACGACCCGGTCGGCGGCGACCTCTTCGACCAGGCCATCCGCGCCATCGCCTGGAACGGCCGCCTGCTGGTCGTCGGCTTCGCCAGCGGCCGCATCCCCGACCTGCCCGTCAATCTCGCCCTGCTCAAAGGTGCCTCGGTGGTCGGCGTATTCTGGGGCTCGTTTGCGCAGAGACAACCGCAGGACAATGCGGCGAACTTCAAGCAGTTGTTTGCGTGGTTTGAGGAGGGGAAGTTGAAGCCGTTGGTGTCGACGGTTTATCCGCTGGAGCGAGCTGGGGAGGCGATTGATTTGTTGGGTGGGCGCAGGGCTGTGGGGAAAGTGGTGGTCATTTTGAAGCCGGCCTAA